A region of Legionella donaldsonii DNA encodes the following proteins:
- the gyrA gene encoding DNA gyrase subunit A produces the protein MVYLAKEVIPVNIEDELKQSYLDYAMSVIVGRALPDVRDGLKPVHRRVLFAMSELGNDWNKPYKKSARVVGDVIGKYHPHGDTAVYDTIVRMAQPFSMRYMLIDGQGNFGSVDGDFAAAMRYTEVRMSKVAHALLADLDKETVDFSPNYDETEFAPVVLPSRVPNLLVNGSSGIAVGMATNIPPHNLTEVINACVALVEDPDLTLDDIMNYVPGPDFPTAAIINGKAGILQAYRTGRGRIYIRARTEIETDSHSGRQAIIITELPYQVNKARLVEKIAELVREKRIEGISGLRDESDKQGMRVVIELKRGEVAEVILNNLYAHTQMQNVFGINMVALVDGQPRTLNLKEILEYFIKHRREVVTRRTIFELKKARNRAHLLEGLGIALANIDEMIELIKKSPTPQDAKEALLARFWQPGLVKAMLENAGSDACRPDDLSSDYGLAAEGYRLSEHQAQAILELRLHRLTALEQDKIINEFKELLNVIKELLDILASPERLMQVIRDELLEVKAQFGDERRTEITASQEDLTIEDLITEEDVVVTLSHQGYVKYQPISAYQAQRRGGKGKSATNVKDEDFIERLIIASTHDTLLCFSNHGKLYWLKAYQLPLASRISRGKPIINILPLAADEAINAMLPVREYQEGYFVFMATKHGTVKKVPLEAFSRPRSTGIIAVDLDDEDRLVGVDITDGSKDIMLFTDAGKVIRFDENLVRPMGRTARGVRGIRLGENQSVISLVVAQSEGTILTATEHGYGKRTNIEEYRVSGRGGQGVISIQVNERNGRVVRALQVSEGDEAMLITDKGTLVRFKVGELSIIGRNTQGVRLINVSSGEQVVGMQRIVDIGEDDTEEMSDSDEENDVEETNDE, from the coding sequence ATGGTTTATCTTGCCAAAGAAGTTATACCCGTCAATATTGAAGACGAATTAAAGCAGTCCTATCTGGATTATGCTATGAGTGTTATCGTTGGCCGCGCTTTGCCCGATGTCCGTGATGGCCTGAAGCCTGTTCATCGTCGTGTGCTTTTTGCGATGAGTGAATTAGGTAATGATTGGAATAAGCCTTATAAAAAATCAGCGCGTGTGGTAGGGGATGTCATCGGTAAATACCATCCGCATGGTGATACAGCAGTCTACGATACCATTGTAAGGATGGCACAGCCGTTTTCTATGCGTTATATGTTGATTGACGGGCAAGGTAACTTTGGTTCCGTCGATGGTGATTTCGCAGCGGCTATGCGATATACCGAAGTCAGAATGTCAAAAGTTGCCCACGCTTTATTGGCTGATCTGGACAAGGAAACCGTCGATTTTAGTCCAAACTACGATGAAACAGAATTTGCTCCTGTCGTTTTACCATCACGAGTTCCTAACCTGCTGGTGAATGGTTCCTCTGGTATTGCTGTAGGTATGGCGACCAATATTCCACCGCATAACCTGACCGAAGTTATTAATGCCTGTGTTGCTTTGGTAGAAGATCCTGATTTGACGCTGGATGACATAATGAACTATGTACCTGGCCCTGATTTTCCAACAGCGGCAATTATTAATGGTAAAGCGGGTATTCTGCAGGCATACCGCACCGGGCGCGGCCGGATTTATATTCGCGCGCGGACAGAAATAGAGACAGATAGTCATTCTGGTCGACAAGCCATCATTATTACTGAATTACCTTATCAGGTTAATAAAGCCCGTTTAGTAGAAAAAATCGCTGAATTAGTGCGTGAAAAGCGTATCGAAGGGATTTCTGGTTTGCGGGATGAGTCTGATAAACAAGGCATGAGAGTTGTTATTGAGCTCAAACGGGGTGAAGTAGCTGAAGTAATTTTGAATAATTTGTACGCTCATACCCAGATGCAGAATGTATTTGGCATTAATATGGTCGCTTTGGTTGATGGTCAGCCGCGTACACTCAATCTAAAAGAAATTCTTGAGTATTTTATCAAGCATCGCCGTGAAGTGGTGACTCGCCGTACGATTTTTGAATTGAAGAAAGCTCGTAATCGCGCTCATTTATTAGAAGGTTTGGGAATTGCACTGGCTAATATTGATGAGATGATTGAACTCATTAAGAAATCACCAACCCCTCAAGACGCAAAAGAGGCTTTATTGGCGCGTTTTTGGCAACCAGGTTTGGTTAAGGCTATGCTGGAAAATGCAGGAAGCGATGCTTGCCGACCAGATGATTTATCCAGTGATTATGGTTTAGCTGCAGAAGGTTATCGGTTATCAGAACATCAAGCCCAGGCAATTCTTGAGTTAAGGCTGCACCGTTTAACGGCTCTTGAGCAAGATAAAATCATCAATGAATTTAAAGAGTTGTTAAATGTGATTAAAGAGTTGTTAGATATTCTTGCTTCTCCTGAGCGGTTGATGCAAGTGATTCGAGATGAATTGCTGGAAGTCAAAGCCCAGTTTGGTGACGAGCGTCGTACAGAAATTACCGCATCGCAAGAAGATTTAACTATTGAAGATTTAATTACTGAAGAAGATGTGGTGGTTACCCTCTCTCACCAGGGCTATGTGAAATATCAACCGATTTCTGCTTATCAAGCCCAGCGTCGTGGTGGTAAGGGTAAATCAGCTACCAATGTGAAAGATGAAGATTTTATCGAGCGTCTGATTATCGCCAGTACTCATGATACTTTGCTATGTTTTTCAAATCACGGGAAACTATATTGGCTGAAAGCTTATCAATTGCCTTTGGCAAGCCGCATTTCACGCGGTAAACCGATTATTAATATTCTTCCGTTGGCAGCCGATGAAGCTATCAACGCTATGTTGCCAGTGCGTGAGTATCAAGAGGGTTATTTTGTCTTCATGGCGACCAAACATGGTACTGTGAAAAAGGTACCACTTGAAGCGTTTAGTCGACCACGCTCTACGGGAATTATTGCAGTAGATCTGGATGATGAAGATCGCTTGGTCGGTGTAGATATTACCGATGGCAGTAAAGATATTATGCTGTTTACCGATGCTGGGAAGGTGATTCGTTTTGATGAGAACCTTGTTAGACCTATGGGTAGAACCGCACGTGGGGTGCGTGGTATTCGGTTGGGAGAAAATCAATCCGTTATTTCCCTGGTCGTTGCTCAATCGGAGGGTACGATATTAACTGCTACTGAGCATGGCTATGGTAAACGCACGAATATTGAAGAATATCGTGTGTCCGGCCGTGGCGGTCAAGGCGTAATTTCAATCCAAGTCAATGAACGTAATGGTAGAGTAGTCCGTGCTCTGCAAGTCTCCGAGGGGGATGAAGCGATGTTAATCACTGATAAGGGTACCTTAGTTCGCTTTAAAGTTGGTGAACTATCAATCATTGGTCGAAATACTCAAGGTGTACGCCTTATTAATGTCAGTTCAGGTGAGCAGGTTGTGGGTATGCAACGGATAGTAGACATTGGAGAAGACGATACTGAAGAGATGTCAGATTCCGATGAAGAGAATGATGTAGAAGAAACTAATGATGAGTAG
- the aroA gene encoding 3-phosphoshikimate 1-carboxyvinyltransferase: MDYVSSPIKSVQGDVTVPGDKSISHRSIILGAIAKGTTTISGFLDGEDCLATLKAFQSMGVAIEGPVAQRVVIHGVGKYGLQKPKGVVDCGNSGTSMRLLAGLLAAQPFDSELSGDASLQKRPMERVSRPLMQMGAEIITKEGRPPLLIRGGHVLHGITYEMPEASAQVKSCLLLAGLYAQGETKVIEPGFTRDHTERMLTTFSYPIQKAENTIIINSDSECIGTDIIIPGDISSAAFFIVAATIVPGSELVIRNVGINPTRTGIIQILTAMGADISLNHKRLCGEELVADLYVKYAQLEGIDIPSDLVPIAIDEFPVIFIAAACAKGQTLLHGARELRCKESDRIGAMVEGLQHLGIEAQAFEDGLYINGGVLQGGEVDSFHDHRIAMAFAIAGAVAKAPVTIKNCANVATSFPTFVKTANKIKLAIKEIHDDVR; this comes from the coding sequence ATAGATTATGTAAGCAGCCCTATAAAGTCGGTGCAAGGTGATGTGACAGTTCCTGGTGATAAATCCATTTCTCATCGTTCAATTATTTTGGGTGCCATTGCCAAGGGTACGACTACTATTAGCGGCTTTTTAGATGGAGAAGATTGCTTGGCAACCTTAAAGGCCTTTCAGTCTATGGGTGTTGCCATTGAAGGGCCTGTAGCACAACGGGTTGTGATTCATGGTGTAGGTAAATATGGATTGCAAAAGCCCAAAGGTGTTGTGGATTGCGGTAATTCAGGAACATCTATGCGCTTACTTGCAGGTCTACTTGCAGCGCAGCCTTTTGACAGTGAATTGAGTGGTGATGCAAGCCTGCAAAAAAGACCAATGGAGCGGGTAAGTAGACCATTAATGCAAATGGGAGCTGAAATAATAACAAAGGAAGGGAGACCTCCTTTGCTTATTCGTGGTGGCCATGTTTTACACGGTATTACTTATGAAATGCCAGAAGCAAGCGCACAGGTTAAATCTTGTCTATTACTCGCAGGCCTTTATGCCCAGGGTGAAACAAAAGTAATTGAGCCGGGGTTTACTCGTGATCATACCGAAAGGATGCTGACAACCTTTTCTTATCCTATTCAAAAAGCGGAAAACACGATTATAATTAATTCGGACAGTGAATGTATTGGTACCGATATTATTATTCCAGGTGATATTTCTTCTGCTGCTTTTTTTATCGTCGCAGCAACAATTGTTCCGGGTTCAGAACTAGTTATACGAAATGTCGGCATTAATCCTACCCGAACAGGGATTATCCAGATTTTAACGGCAATGGGCGCAGATATAAGCTTGAATCACAAACGCCTTTGTGGTGAAGAGCTCGTTGCTGATCTCTATGTGAAGTATGCCCAGCTTGAAGGTATTGATATTCCTTCTGACTTAGTGCCAATTGCTATTGATGAATTTCCTGTAATCTTTATTGCAGCAGCCTGTGCCAAAGGGCAGACCTTGCTACATGGAGCACGTGAATTGCGTTGTAAGGAAAGCGATAGAATTGGGGCAATGGTTGAAGGCTTGCAACATTTGGGAATTGAAGCGCAGGCGTTCGAAGATGGTTTATATATTAATGGTGGAGTGTTGCAAGGCGGAGAGGTCGATAGTTTTCATGATCATCGCATTGCCATGGCCTTTGCTATTGCCGGAGCTGTTGCTAAAGCGCCAGTTACCATAAAAAATTGTGCCAATGTTGCAACGTCATTTCCAACATTTGTAAAAACGGCCAACAAAATAAAATTGGCTATCAAGGAAATACATGATGATGTTAGATAA
- the gltA gene encoding citrate synthase, producing the protein MTNKIARLSIDGHEPIDLPIYSPTLGNEVIDINKLGEQSMFTYDPGFVSTASCESKITYIDGDKGILLYRGYPIEQLAEKKDFLDVSYLLLNGELPDAKEKQDFINLINNHTMVHQQMYNFLNGFRRDAHPMAIMVGIVGALSAFYHDSMDLNNQQDRYISAIRLIAKMPTLAAMSYKYSVGQPYMYPQNKMSYAENFLHMMFGVPSEDIKPNPIIVDAMDTIFTLHADHEQNASTSTVRLAGSTGANPFACISAGIGALWGPAHGGANEACLNMLKEIGDIKHINHYIKRAKDKNDPFRLMGFGHRVYKSYDPRAKVMRKTCHEVLNAVGAHEAPLFKLAMELERIALEDDYFVEKKLYPNVDFYSGITLSAIGIPTNMYTVIFALARTVGWMSHWMEMVASKSKIGRPRQLYTGEKQRDVR; encoded by the coding sequence ATGACAAACAAAATTGCCAGGCTTAGTATTGACGGTCACGAGCCAATTGACTTACCAATCTATAGTCCGACTTTAGGTAATGAAGTAATTGATATCAATAAATTGGGTGAGCAAAGCATGTTTACCTATGATCCGGGCTTTGTCTCCACCGCGTCTTGTGAATCCAAGATTACCTATATTGATGGGGATAAAGGAATTTTGCTTTATAGAGGCTACCCCATTGAACAATTAGCCGAGAAAAAAGACTTCCTCGACGTCAGTTATCTTCTTCTCAATGGCGAATTGCCTGATGCAAAGGAAAAACAGGATTTTATTAATCTGATTAACAACCATACTATGGTACATCAGCAGATGTATAATTTTTTAAATGGTTTTCGCCGCGATGCTCATCCTATGGCCATTATGGTTGGTATAGTAGGTGCCTTGTCTGCGTTTTACCATGATTCAATGGACTTAAATAATCAACAGGATCGTTACATTTCTGCAATTCGTTTAATTGCTAAAATGCCAACCCTTGCTGCAATGAGTTATAAATATTCAGTTGGACAACCTTACATGTACCCGCAAAACAAAATGTCTTATGCTGAAAATTTTCTGCATATGATGTTCGGCGTACCGTCTGAGGATATCAAACCCAATCCCATCATCGTTGATGCGATGGATACTATTTTTACACTCCACGCAGATCACGAACAAAACGCTTCGACTTCCACAGTGAGATTAGCCGGATCAACGGGGGCGAATCCCTTTGCCTGTATTTCAGCAGGAATAGGTGCTTTGTGGGGGCCCGCCCATGGTGGTGCCAACGAAGCTTGCCTTAATATGCTCAAAGAAATTGGTGATATTAAGCATATTAACCATTATATAAAACGCGCGAAAGACAAGAATGATCCTTTCCGCTTAATGGGTTTTGGACATCGTGTTTACAAAAGTTATGATCCGCGAGCCAAAGTGATGCGCAAAACCTGTCATGAAGTATTGAATGCGGTTGGTGCCCATGAGGCGCCCTTGTTTAAACTTGCTATGGAACTTGAGCGCATTGCCCTTGAAGATGACTATTTTGTAGAGAAAAAGCTTTATCCGAATGTGGATTTTTATTCCGGTATTACCTTAAGTGCCATTGGCATTCCTACCAACATGTACACTGTTATTTTTGCCTTAGCAAGAACGGTAGGCTGGATGTCACATTGGATGGAAATGGTTGCCTCCAAATCCAAAATTGGTCGCCCAAGACAGCTTTATACTGGCGAAAAACAACGAGATGTTCGCTAA
- the cmk gene encoding (d)CMP kinase, translating to MMLDKNVPVITIDGPSGTGKGTICHMLANHLGWHVLDSGCIYRVLAYATRKKSIDFNNIAQIVELAYSLDLRFETDPQQRTRVLLEGHDVFDEIRTELCGQDASKIAVVPEIRKALLARQRAFALPPGLVTDGRDMGTVVFPDSILKIYLYASAEERASRRYFQLKEKGIDASLAEVVDELAKRDARDTARTHAPLKPAEDAVMIDTTGLTIVQVFDNVLKLVDERLFLR from the coding sequence ATGATGTTAGATAAAAACGTACCAGTGATTACTATTGATGGTCCTAGTGGCACCGGTAAGGGAACCATTTGCCATATGTTAGCAAACCATCTTGGTTGGCATGTACTGGACAGTGGATGTATTTACAGGGTTCTCGCTTATGCAACTAGAAAGAAAAGCATTGATTTTAATAACATTGCGCAAATTGTCGAGCTGGCATATTCACTTGATTTGCGTTTTGAAACGGATCCTCAACAACGAACTCGCGTACTGCTTGAGGGGCATGATGTTTTTGATGAAATAAGAACAGAGCTCTGTGGACAGGATGCCTCTAAAATTGCCGTAGTACCTGAGATCAGAAAGGCTCTGCTTGCTCGCCAGCGTGCTTTCGCCTTGCCTCCAGGGTTAGTAACGGATGGTCGAGATATGGGCACTGTGGTTTTTCCTGATTCAATATTAAAGATCTATTTATATGCCTCAGCAGAAGAAAGAGCCTCGCGTCGCTATTTTCAGTTGAAAGAAAAAGGAATTGATGCTAGCCTCGCCGAAGTTGTTGATGAGTTGGCTAAACGTGATGCAAGAGATACTGCTCGTACGCACGCGCCATTAAAGCCCGCAGAGGATGCGGTAATGATTGATACAACTGGTTTGACGATTGTACAAGTGTTCGATAATGTATTAAAATTGGTCGATGAACGCCTGTTTCTTCGTTAA
- the serC gene encoding 3-phosphoserine/phosphohydroxythreonine transaminase, with amino-acid sequence MMSRGYNFGAGPSMLPESILIETQEELLNWQNLDMSVLEIGHRTPEFMALMEQTEQAFRELLNVPANYHVLFLGGAARTQFSMVPMNLLAAGEQSGYLITGLWSSLAYQEAVKIKQAYCVASDEENGFIKIPSPEKWQIKENTKYLYFTPNETVNGVRFAKIPAISGVPLIADMTSCLLSEPITVSDYGLIFAGAQKNIANAGLTLVIISDELLNSLPDNSIPTMLDYRTHSSTHSLYATPPTFNCYLAGKMAQWVKAQGGVDALYEINCAKASRLYDYIDSSGFYHCKVSEEARSLVNICFSLSDANLEELFLAVAKTRGLYALKGHRTVGGLRASIYNAMPMEGVEYLIKFMRDFAKEHN; translated from the coding sequence ATGATGAGTAGGGGCTATAATTTTGGTGCTGGCCCCTCGATGTTGCCTGAATCAATTTTAATAGAAACACAGGAAGAACTTCTAAATTGGCAAAATCTGGATATGTCCGTCCTGGAGATTGGACACCGTACACCAGAGTTCATGGCCTTGATGGAGCAGACGGAGCAAGCATTCAGGGAGCTATTAAACGTCCCTGCCAATTATCATGTGCTTTTTTTAGGTGGGGCGGCACGTACGCAATTTAGTATGGTTCCCATGAATTTGCTTGCAGCTGGTGAACAGTCAGGTTATTTAATCACCGGTCTTTGGTCCTCACTGGCTTACCAGGAAGCAGTAAAAATTAAACAGGCTTATTGTGTTGCCAGTGATGAAGAGAATGGTTTTATAAAGATTCCATCACCGGAAAAATGGCAGATTAAAGAAAATACAAAATACCTCTATTTTACGCCGAATGAAACAGTTAATGGTGTTCGCTTTGCCAAAATACCAGCTATTTCAGGAGTCCCTCTTATTGCGGATATGACTTCATGTTTACTGAGCGAGCCTATTACTGTGAGCGATTATGGGCTGATTTTTGCCGGGGCGCAGAAAAATATTGCAAATGCCGGTTTAACACTGGTCATTATCAGTGACGAGCTACTAAACTCTTTGCCCGATAATAGTATTCCGACAATGCTTGATTACCGGACTCATAGCTCTACGCATTCACTTTACGCAACACCACCTACTTTTAATTGCTATCTGGCGGGGAAAATGGCTCAATGGGTCAAAGCCCAAGGCGGTGTTGATGCGTTGTATGAAATAAATTGTGCAAAAGCCTCTAGATTATATGATTACATTGATTCTTCAGGATTTTATCATTGTAAAGTATCCGAGGAGGCACGTTCTTTAGTAAATATTTGTTTTTCGCTTTCTGATGCGAACCTTGAAGAGTTGTTTTTGGCCGTAGCCAAAACACGGGGTCTATATGCTTTAAAAGGCCATCGCACAGTGGGAGGATTAAGAGCAAGCATATACAACGCCATGCCTATGGAAGGTGTAGAATATCTAATCAAATTTATGCGAGATTTTGCTAAGGAACATAATTAA
- the glpK gene encoding glycerol kinase GlpK — protein MNYLLAIDQGTSSTRAMLYNSAGKLLTSSQYLLTQFYPQPGWVEHDPEEIWQKTLKAMQDVVSEVDAHQVIACGITNQRETTLIWDKQSGECLAPAIVWQDRRTQLFCDSLLDCGEAIQQKTGLLPDPYFSASKLNWLIANVPKASELAARGQLAFGTIDSFLIWRLTKGKAHLTDITNASRTLLFNIVEQRWDEDLLKLFEVPPAILPEVCSSDANFGNIEQDYLGASIPITGVVGDQQAALIGQRGFSHGMVKATFGTGGFLLMNIGPQPVLSKHRLLTTIAYQIKGQTVYGLEGSLYHAGTTVKWLRDEMKLIAAAADTEWLAKSLSSNEGVYLIPSFTGLGAPHWITTAGAAIIGLARTTNRAHFARAALESVCYQTRDVLDCMREDSQIALSLLRVDGGMAANQWFLQFLSSQCNLTVQKPDDIETTAQGAAILAAIGCGLVDSLEALEKNWVCEKEFVAAKERDSVEKDYCGWRRALQMIKAGL, from the coding sequence ATGAATTATCTTCTTGCCATTGATCAAGGAACTAGCAGTACTCGAGCCATGTTGTATAACAGTGCTGGTAAATTACTCACTTCGAGTCAATATTTATTGACCCAATTTTACCCGCAACCAGGCTGGGTGGAACATGATCCCGAGGAAATTTGGCAAAAAACATTAAAGGCTATGCAAGATGTTGTTTCTGAAGTAGATGCGCATCAAGTTATTGCTTGTGGGATTACTAACCAACGTGAAACAACGTTAATTTGGGATAAACAATCAGGCGAGTGTCTTGCACCTGCAATTGTTTGGCAAGATAGGCGGACCCAACTATTTTGCGATAGTTTGTTGGATTGCGGGGAGGCAATCCAACAAAAAACAGGGCTATTGCCTGATCCTTATTTTTCTGCAAGTAAATTAAATTGGCTAATAGCTAATGTACCTAAAGCAAGCGAGTTGGCTGCAAGAGGGCAATTGGCCTTCGGCACGATTGATAGTTTTCTTATCTGGCGTTTAACAAAAGGTAAAGCCCATTTAACAGATATAACCAACGCATCGCGAACCTTATTATTTAATATTGTGGAGCAGCGCTGGGACGAGGATTTATTGAAACTTTTTGAAGTCCCGCCTGCCATTTTGCCAGAAGTGTGTTCCAGCGATGCTAATTTCGGCAACATAGAGCAAGATTATCTAGGTGCATCGATTCCTATTACCGGTGTAGTTGGCGATCAACAGGCTGCCCTGATTGGACAAAGAGGGTTTTCTCACGGGATGGTAAAAGCAACTTTTGGTACAGGCGGATTTCTACTTATGAATATTGGCCCGCAGCCCGTTTTGTCGAAACACCGGTTGTTAACAACAATAGCCTACCAGATTAAAGGACAAACTGTTTATGGTTTAGAAGGGAGTTTGTACCATGCAGGGACAACTGTTAAATGGTTACGTGATGAAATGAAATTAATTGCAGCCGCTGCTGATACAGAGTGGCTTGCAAAAAGCCTTAGCAGTAATGAAGGCGTTTATTTAATTCCTTCCTTCACCGGTCTTGGTGCCCCCCATTGGATAACGACTGCGGGTGCCGCCATTATTGGTTTGGCACGGACAACTAATCGTGCTCACTTTGCCCGTGCAGCGCTGGAGAGTGTTTGTTATCAAACCCGTGATGTTCTGGATTGTATGCGCGAAGATAGTCAGATAGCTTTATCGTTGTTGCGCGTTGATGGCGGGATGGCCGCTAATCAATGGTTCCTTCAATTTTTATCTTCACAATGCAATTTAACGGTGCAAAAACCTGATGATATAGAAACAACCGCTCAGGGAGCGGCTATATTAGCAGCAATAGGATGTGGTCTTGTGGATTCTTTAGAGGCATTGGAGAAAAACTGGGTTTGTGAAAAAGAATTTGTGGCAGCGAAAGAGAGAGACAGTGTGGAGAAAGATTATTGCGGGTGGCGGAGAGCTTTGCAGATGATCAAAGCAGGTTTGTAG
- the rpsA gene encoding 30S ribosomal protein S1, whose product MSESFKELFEQSIVGAQFYPGAIITARVIGIDDDYVTLNAGLKSEGIVAVEEFKDKNGELEVHLGDTVEVALDSVEDGYGETLLSREKAKRQEAWRKLSKCHENNDTVTGLISGKVKGGFTVEIGSIRAFLPGSLVDVRPVRDPSYLEGKELEFKVIKMDLKRNNIVVSRRAVVEEESSADRQALLESLHDGQILNGIVKNLTDYGAFIDLGGIDGLLHITDISWKRVKHPSELLTVGQDVKVKVLSFDSERNRVSLGMKQLGNDPWVDLVERYPVGKKLHGKVTNITDYGCFVEIEEGVEGLVHMSEMDWTNKNVHPSKVVSMGDMVDVMVLEIDEERRRISLGMKQCVGNPWHQFSQTHSKGQKVHGKIRSITDFGIFIGLDGEIDGLVHLSDISWNVPGEEAVKQFKKGQELEAVILAIDAERERISLGLKQLEGDAFSSYVEEYAKGAVVKGKVSAVDAKTVTVDLAPDVIGTIRVNELSEEKVDDATTLFKEGDEIEAKIINVDKKNRTIALSVKAKDAQDQAEAIKKYSRSGEVASTTLGDLLKEKMANKEGE is encoded by the coding sequence ATGTCTGAAAGTTTCAAAGAATTATTTGAGCAAAGTATCGTTGGCGCACAGTTTTATCCTGGAGCAATAATCACCGCAAGAGTCATAGGTATCGATGATGATTACGTCACCTTGAATGCGGGTTTAAAATCAGAAGGGATTGTTGCTGTTGAAGAATTTAAAGACAAAAATGGTGAGTTAGAAGTCCATTTGGGCGACACTGTTGAAGTTGCTTTGGATTCTGTAGAAGATGGCTATGGCGAGACATTGCTATCAAGAGAAAAAGCGAAGCGTCAAGAAGCATGGCGCAAATTATCTAAATGCCATGAAAATAATGACACGGTAACCGGTTTGATTTCTGGGAAAGTCAAAGGCGGCTTCACGGTTGAAATCGGCTCTATTCGTGCATTTTTGCCAGGTTCTTTGGTTGACGTCAGACCAGTTCGTGATCCCTCTTACCTCGAAGGCAAAGAGCTTGAATTCAAGGTTATTAAAATGGATCTGAAGAGAAACAACATTGTTGTTTCACGTCGCGCTGTCGTAGAAGAAGAAAGCAGTGCTGATAGACAGGCTTTACTTGAATCCTTACATGATGGTCAAATCCTTAATGGTATTGTTAAAAATCTTACCGATTATGGTGCGTTTATCGATTTAGGTGGTATTGACGGTTTACTCCATATTACCGATATTTCTTGGAAGCGCGTAAAACATCCAAGCGAGCTGTTGACTGTTGGTCAGGACGTTAAAGTGAAGGTCTTGAGTTTTGACAGTGAGCGTAATCGAGTTTCCTTAGGTATGAAACAACTCGGTAATGATCCTTGGGTTGATTTGGTTGAACGTTATCCTGTCGGTAAAAAGCTGCATGGTAAAGTGACTAATATCACGGATTACGGTTGCTTTGTTGAGATAGAAGAAGGGGTTGAAGGTTTGGTTCATATGTCTGAGATGGATTGGACTAACAAGAACGTACATCCAAGCAAAGTAGTTTCTATGGGTGATATGGTCGATGTTATGGTTCTTGAAATTGATGAAGAGCGCCGTCGTATATCTCTGGGTATGAAACAGTGTGTTGGTAATCCATGGCACCAGTTTTCACAAACTCATAGCAAAGGACAAAAAGTTCACGGAAAAATCCGTTCAATTACTGACTTTGGAATTTTCATTGGTCTGGATGGTGAGATTGATGGCTTGGTCCATCTGTCTGATATCTCCTGGAACGTTCCAGGCGAAGAGGCTGTTAAGCAGTTTAAGAAAGGTCAGGAATTAGAGGCAGTCATTCTGGCTATCGATGCAGAGCGTGAACGTATTTCCTTAGGTTTGAAGCAACTTGAAGGTGATGCTTTCAGCAGTTATGTTGAAGAATATGCTAAAGGCGCTGTTGTAAAAGGAAAAGTTTCTGCAGTTGATGCTAAAACAGTCACAGTTGATCTTGCTCCTGATGTTATCGGAACAATTCGTGTCAATGAATTATCAGAAGAAAAGGTTGATGATGCAACCACTCTCTTTAAAGAAGGTGATGAAATCGAGGCAAAAATTATCAATGTTGATAAGAAAAATCGCACGATAGCCTTGTCTGTTAAAGCGAAGGATGCTCAAGATCAAGCTGAAGCAATCAAAAAATACTCACGCAGTGGGGAAGTTGCTTCAACGACCTTAGGTGACTTGCTGAAAGAAAAAATGGCAAATAAAGAGGGTGAATAA